The Streptomyces cathayae DNA segment CGACGGAGCACATGCGGCACCGGCACCCCTCTCGAGCGCCTCCTTCATGGCAGCATGGACAACCGGTGCGCACGGCGCACCGGTTGTCCACAGCCTGTGGAGGCGTCGATGCGGTGGTTGGTGGGATGGAGCAGCACCGCCGCGGGTGCCCCGGCGTTCGGCTCCGCCGGCGCCACCGGGTCCGACGGCGAGACCGTGCAGCCGGTGGGTTCGCAACCGCTGTGGGGCGACCCCGATCCGCTGTGGGCGGTCGGCGACTGGCGCCCCGACGAGGTGCGGGTGGTGTCCGCCGACGCCGAGACCCGGATCGCCGTCCTCGGCACCTGCGGCGCCACCGACGAGCAGCTGCGCGTCGCCCTGTTCGCCGCACGCGGCGGCGCGCTCCGCCATCTGACCGCCTGGCCGGGCAGCTACACCGCCGTCGTGCGGGTGGGCCGCCGGATCACCGTCTGCGGCGACCTCGCGGGCGCCCGGCCGGTGTTCCACACCCCCTGGGAGGGCGGCACGGCGTTCGCGACCGCCGCGCTCCCGCTCGCCGACCTCGTCGAGGCCAACCTCGACTTCGGTCACCTCGCCGCGCTCCTCGCCGCCCCCGACGTACCGGCCGCGCTGTACGACTCCACTCCGTACGACGGCGTGAAACGCGTTCCGCCGGGGCATGCGCTGATCCTGCGCGCCGGGGCGCGTGAGATCGCCGGGTACGAGCCCGTCGCCTCGCTCGCCGTCGCCGCGCCTCCCGCCGACCCCGACAGCGCGGTGGACGCCGTCCGGGACGCGCTGGTCGAGGCGGTACGCACCCGGCTCGCCGCGCCCCGCCACGTACCCGGCGCCGACATCGACCCCGGCCCGGTCCCGGGCATGGGGCCCGCCGAACGCCGCGCGGCGCGCGGGATGCCGGTGCCCGGCATCGGGGCCGACCTGTCGGGCGGGCCCGCGTCCGGGACGCTGGCGCTGCTCGCCGCCGGGCTGCCGGGCATGCCGGGAACCGTGCTGGGGCACGGCACGGGCGCGGGGGAACGACTGCTCGCCGTCACCTTCAACGATCTCGCGGGGGGTTCCGCGAGCGGTCCGGCCGGTGGTCCGCTCGGCGGGCGGGAGGACGAGCTGGCGCGGGCCGGGGCGCTGGCCGCCAACCCCCGGCTGCACCACGTGGTGGTCGCGGGCGGCGAGGACACCCTGCCGTACGCGGATCTGGACGGGCCGCTGACGGACGAGCCGGGACCCTCCCTCGTGATCGCTGCCCGGCACCGGGCGCGACTGGCGGCGGGCAGCGCGGACCACTTCACCGGGTACGGGGCCCGGCAGGTGCTCGACGCGCATCCCGCCCGGCTCGCCGACCTGCTGGTGGACCGCAAGCGCCGCCATCTCGTACGGCCCGTCGCCGCGCTGGCCAAGGCGGACGGGTCCGTGATGGTGCCCGCCCGGGTGTACGCCGCGGCCCGGCGCCTCGCCCGTACGCCCTACCGCACGGGGCTGGAGAACCTCGCGGGACAGCTGCTGCGCCACCAGTTGGGCGACGAGGCCCCCGGAGGCGCGGCGGACGCCTCGCTGGCCGCCCTCACCTGGGGAAGACCCGGGCCGGCGGCGCGCTGGCTGACCGGTGAGGCGCTCGCTGAAGTATCGGTTCGCCTCCAGGCCTCGACGAGCCGGTCCGAGGTGGGGCCGGGGCAGCGGCCCGGCGACTTCCGCGCGCGTGCGGCACTGGCCCGGCACGCGGCGGACCTGCGGGTGCTGGAGCAGGCCGCCGAGATCCGCTTCCAGCGGCTGCACACGCCGTTCCTCGACAACCAGGTCGTCCGTGCGTGCCGGGCGCTGCCCGAGGCGCTGCGGGTGCGGCCGGGGGCGCGCGCCGCGATCCTGCGGACCGTGCTGGATGGCGCGGGCGTACGGGAGTTGCCCGCCGGATGGGGCGCGCCGACCCAGGCGACCACGGCGGCCGCGGCGCGGACCGGGCTGCGGGTGGCCGCGGACACGCTGATGGCACTGTTCGACACCCCGCTGCTGGCGGAAGCGGGACTGGTCGAGGCCCGGGTGGTGCGCAAGGCGCTGCGGGCGGCGGCGGAAGGGGAGCCGCTGCCCCTGGACGGGCTGGCGGACCTGGTCTCCCTGGAACTGTGGCTGCGGCGGCTGTTGGCCCGGCGGGGAACCTGTTGGACGGGCACGCCCGGCCGGCAGCGCGCGGTCCCCGAGGGCATCGCACCACAACGAGGAGCACTGGCCCGCGGGGTGTGAACGGGGCCCCGCAAGCGGACCCCCCCCACGAGCGGGTCCCCCATGGACAGCGCTCCCCCTATGAGCGGGCCCTTACGAGCGGGGCTGCACGGGCAGGCCCCCCCCACGAGCGGCCCCCTACGGGCGGGGTTCCACGGGCGGGCCCCCTACGAGCAGGGTTCCACGAGCGAGTCCCCCACAGGCAGGGCTCCACCCACGAGCGGACCCCCTACGGGCAGGGCTCCACGAGCAGGCCCCCCCCACGAGCAGGCCCCGCAAGCAGGAGCGCTCCCCCCATCCCCGCTCACCTGCGATGCAGAGGCGCGCCCGGTTTCCCACGACCCGCCCCGCCGGACAGACCCTGCCCCGACCTCCGCCCGGGCAGGGAGCCTTGCGCGTCTCACGCCGGGCGTGAGCGCAGCCCCTCCAGCAGGATGTCCAGCAGACGTGCCGAGGCAGCCGCCTGCTGTGCCGCGTCCGGCAGCGAGGGTGCGGCCGTGGCGATCACCAGGAGCACGTCCGACACCGACACGTCCGGTCGGAGCGCGCCCGCCTCGCGGGCCCGCTCCACCAGCCGGCCGACGACGTCGAGGAGCTGCGCCGCGCCGGCGTCGTCCTCCGCGCTGCCGGACGACGCTTCCCCGGGCACCAGCCGCAGCTCACCCGCCGCGTACTGCGCCCGCTGCCGCGGCACCCGCGCGTGGTCCGTCACGCCGTGCTCGTCCGCCACACCCACCCGCAGCACCTGCGGCGGCAGCAGCCGCCCGGCGCCCGAGTCGACCGACGTGCGCAGGAAGCGGGAGAGCGCCGACCACGGCTCGTCCTCCTGACCGAGCGCCGCACGCGCCTGGTCGGTCAGCCGGGAGATCTCCTCCTCGGCTATCCGCCGCACCAGGACGTCCTTGCTCGGGAAGCGCCGGTACACCGTGCCCACACCGACCCGCGCCCGGCGTGCCACGTCCTCCATCGGCGCGCCGTATCCCAGCTCGCCGAAGACCTCACGGGCCGCACGCAGCACGTGCTCCAGATTGCGCTGGGCGTCCACCCGCAGCGGTGCCGTGCGCGGCCCGCCCGCGCGTCCGCGATCCGACGGTGCGCTCAGCGCGGTGCCGGGCGCGACAGCGGACGCGGAAGACCAATGAGAATCCTGAACATGCATACGCTTTCCCCCGGTAATGATGACGTCTCCCCCCGGAGACTCCCCGCCATAGATGGCTGGGGTTCGAGGAACATGCCCGGTGGCCGGCTCCGCCCGTCGCGGACCCGAAGAGCGCATCCCCCTACACCCCGTCGACGTACGAACATAGTTGAGTGAGGGTCAATTCAGAAGAGGCAGGTTCCGCACGGAGCGCCCCCCGATCGGAGTACGGGGCGCATTGATCCCGAATGTGCCCCCGAGACGACACCGGGAAACCATCGGTGACCTGCGCACACGCCGTTCGGTCGGTTCGTCGGGCCCCTCCGGCCCCCCACGGCCTCCGGTCACACAATTCGTCGGGGCTGTGGACAAACGCGCGCGTCGGGTGCGTCATGGGATGGTGAAGGAACGTGCGCGCATTCTCGTTGTCGGCGGCGGTTACGTCGGGATGTACACGGCCCTGCGCCTGCAGCGGAAGCTGAAACGGGAACTCGCCCGGGGCGCCGTCGAGATCACGGTGGTCACACCGGACCCGTACATGACGTACCAGCCCTTTCTCCCGGAAGCGGCCGCCGGTGCCATTTCTCCTCGGCATGTCGTCGTACCGCTGCGTCGTGTCCTGGACCGGTGCCACATCGTCATCGGCGAGGTCACCGCCCTCGACCACGCCGCCCGCACCGCCACCGTCGCCACGCTCGCCGACAAGGAGGAGGGCAGCGGCGGCAGGCCGATGGCGTACGACGAACTCGTCCTCGCGCCCGGCTCCGTCTCGCGCACCCTGCCGATCCCCGGTCTCGCCGACCACGCCATCGGCTTCAAGACCCTCGAGGAGGCCATCGGACTGCGCAACCACGTCCTCGAGCAGATGGACATCGCCTCCTCCACCCGCGACCTCGACATCCGCGACGCGGCCCTCACCTTCGTCTTCGTCGGCGGCGGCTACGCGGGCGTCGAGGCACTCGGCGAACTGGAGGACATGGCCCGCTACGCCACGCGGTACTACCACAACCTCCGCCCCGAGGACATGAAGTGGATCCTCGTCGAGGCCTCGCACCGCATCCTGCCCGAGGTCGGCGAGGCGATGGGCCGGTACACGGTCAGCGAACTGCGCCGCCGCAACATCGACGTACGGCTCGAGACCCGCCTCGAGTCCTGCGCCGACCGCGTCGCCGTGCTCAGCGACGGCGCCCGCTTCCCCACCCGTACCGTCGTGTGGACCGCCGGGGTCAAACCGCACCCCGTTCTCGCCGCCACCGACCTGGCGCGCGACGAGCGCGGACGGCTGAAGTGCACCGCCGAACTCGCGGTGGAGGGCACCACGCACGCGTGGGCCGCGGGCGACGCCGCCGCCGTCCCCGACGTCACCTCGAAGGAGCCCGGCCGGGAGTGCGCCCCCAACGCGCAGCACGCGCTCCGCCAGGCCAGGCTCCTCGCCGACAACGTCGCGCACTCCCTGCGCGGCGAACCCCTGGAGAAATACGCCCACTCCTACGCCGGATCGGTCGCCTCCCTGGGACTGCACAAGGGCGTCGCCCACGTCTACGGGCGCAAACTCAAGGGCTACCCGGCCTGGTTCATGCACCGTACCTACCACCTGAGCCGCGTCCCCACCTTCAACCGCAAGGCGCGCGTGGCCGCCGAATGGACGCTCGCCGGGCTCTTCAAACGGGAGATCGTCTCCCTGGGTTCACTCGAACACCCGCGGGCCGAGTTCGAACTGGCGGCCGGTGGAAAGCCTCCTCAGGACCCCCCGCACAACCCGAAGGGGTCCTCCTGACCGGACCCAGGAACTTCACCGGCCGGCCCGACGTCTGACGGATGTCGGCCCGGTCGGCAGCCTGCCAGACTGGTCCACCACCGGGGGCGGGCGGCCGTCCGTCCCCGGTGCGGCCCCGGGGCCCCGGCCCATCCCGGTTTCCGGCCGCCGACGACTACACGAGGCAAGGTTTCGTGAACTTCACGCGCTGGAGCGCCCGGCTCCCCGGAACACAGCGCCGCGCCGCAGCGCGCAGCGCGTACACGGTCTCCCCGGACCGGCGGGGAGAGGGCTCCGTGCCCGCCGCCCGCGCCGGACAACCCGCCGACCAGCCGCCGTCCGTGCCCGTGGTCGACGACCTCAGGGTGCGCGAGGTCCTCGACCACGTCCCCTCCCTCGTCGCCCTGGTGCACGGCCCCGATCACCGCATCGCCTACGTCAACGACGCCTACACGGCCGCCTTCGGCCCCCGCCCGGTCGGCGCCCCCGCGCGAGGAGCGCTCCCGGAGCTCGACGAACTCGGCCTGCTCCCCCTCCTCGACCAGGTCCTGCGCAGCGGCAAGCCCCGCACGGTCAAGTCCCGCAAGGCCCCCGACGGCCGCTCCTACACCTTCACCTGCACCCCGGTCAGCGACGGCCACGCCGACGGGGCCGCGGGCGGCGGGCGCGGCCGGGGCGGCCGCGGGCGCGGTGTGCTGGTCTTCGCCACCGACGTCACCGACCACGCCGAGGCCGCGGAACGGCTGCGCGCGAGCGAACGCCGCCAGCGCGAGACCGCCGTCACCCTCCAGCGCTCCCTCCTCCCGCAGGAGCTCGAGGAGCCCGACGACCTGCGGGTCGCCGCCACCTACCACCCCGGCGGCACCGAGGCCGCGGTCGGCGGTGACTGGTACGACGTGATCACCCTCGGCGGCGGGCGCACCGCCCTGGTCATCGGCGACGTCATGGGCCGGGGCGTCCGCGCCGCGGCCGTCATGGGCCAGCTCCGTACGGCGGTGCGCGCCTACGCCCGCCTCGACCTCCCCCCGCACGAGGTCCTCCAGCTGCTCGACGGCCTTGCCATGGAGATCGACGCCAACCAGATCGCCACGTGCGCGTACGCCATCCACGACCCCAACGAGGGCACCCTCGTCCACGCCTCCGCCGGCCACCTGCCCATCCTGGTCCGCGACGAGCAGGGCACCGTCCGGCGCGCCGACGAGCCGACCGGACCCCCGCTCGGCACCGGCGGCTGGATGCACTCCTCCGGCTCGATCCCGCTGGGCCCCGGCTCCACCGCCGTCCTCTACACGGACGGCCTGGTCGAGCGCCGCGACGAGGACCTCGACGAGGGCATCGCGGCCCTGGAGCGCGCCCTGGCCGGCGCGACCGGCACCCCCCAGGTGGTCTGCGACCGCCTGGTCCGCTCGGCGGGGGTGACCCCGGACCACGACGACGACGTCGCCGTGCTGGTACTTCAGCACCCCGCCCGCAAGGGCCCGGAGAGCGAGCTCTTCCGTAACGCGGCCCTGGAGCTGCTGGGCGGCGTCGAAGCGGCCCCCCGCGCGCGTGCCTTCGCCTCCGGTGTGCTGACCAGCTGGCGGTTCCCCGCCGACCTGCACGACCTGGGCGTCCTGGCCGCCAGCGAACTCGTCGCCAACTCCCTCCAGCACGGCACCCCGCCCATGCGGCTGCGGCTGCGCCGCACCGACCGCCGGCTGATCGTCGAGGTCACCGACGGCGACGACCACCTCCCGAGGCGCCGCCGCGCGGAACCCGCCGACGAGTCCGGCCGGGGCATCGCCATCGTCGCGACGATCGCCTCCAGCTGGGGAAGCAGGCGTACCCCGGGCGGCGGCAAGGCCGTCTGGTGCGAGTTCACCCTGCCGAAGCCGACGGGTTCGTAGGGCGGACTCGTAGAGCGGGCTGGTGGACGAGCCCTCTGACGAGCCGGATGCGTCAGGCGGGTGCCGGAGCCTGCTCCGCCGCGGCGCCGCCGCCCTGCGTCACCACCAGGCTCCGCGCCACCGACGGCTGGTTCTGCACGTCCGTGAGCTGTCGGCCCAACCGCAGCGCGAGCACGGTGATCCCCAGTGAGACCAGCACGAAGACCACGATGTACGGCGCGTGCAACGAGGCACCCATCGGCCCGCCCACAGCCGGACCGATGGCCAGCGCGAGCTGCTTCACCAGGGCGAAGGCCGCGTTGTACTGCCCCGCGAGACCGGTCGGCGCGAGATCCGCGACCAGCGGGGCGAGCGTCGGCGACAGCAACGACTCCCCCAGCCCGAACAGCGCGTACGTCGAGATGAAGGCGGCGGTGGCCATCGCCTGGCTGCCGTTGCCGAGGCCCGCGTACCCGGCCACGGCCCACGCCACGGCCCAGAGCAGTCCCACCGACGCGATCACGCGCGTGCGCCTGCGGCGCTCCACGAACCGCAGCACCAGGAACTGCGCGATCACGATGGCCAGCGTGTTCGCCGCCAGCGCCGTCCCCAGGGTCGACGTCGAGAGGCCGGCCGCCTCGACCCCGTACGCGCTCAGCCCCGACTCGAACTGCCCGTAGCAGGCGAAGAACACCACGAAGCCCAGGACGCACAGCTGCACCATGGCCCGGTTGCCCGTCAGCTGCTTCCAGTTGCCCTTCGCCGATGCCGTCGGAGCGCCCGCGACCCGCGGCGAGTGCGGCATCCGCACCGTGGCCATCACCCCGACCAGCAGCAGGAACATCACCGCCTCGATCGAGAACAGCAGGGTGAAGGAGCCGGGTCTCGTGGTGTCGACGAGGTGTCCGCCGATGAGACCGCCGATCCCGAGCCCGAGATTCTGCAGGAAGAACTGCATGGCGAACGCCCGCGACCGGGTCTCCGCGGTGGAGCAGTCCACGATCATCGTCGCCAGCGCCGGCTGCATCACGGCCTGCCCGGCCCCGAGCAGCGCCGCCGACAGCAGCACGCTCGGCGCGCCGCCCGACAGACCCAGGCTCAGCGCGCCGACGGCAGCCGTGAACAGGGCGACGAGCAACACCGGCAGCGGGCCCCGCCGGACGATGGTCCGTCCGGCGAACGGCAGCACGATCAGTGCGGCCACGGCGAAGACGGCGAGCACCAGCCCCGCCGTCACGGGCCCGAGCCCCCGCACCTGCGCCACGTAGACGTACAGGTAGGGGACGGTGAAGCCGAGCCCGAACGCACTGAGTGCGTTGCCCACGTGGATCCGGCGCATCGCAGCGCCCATCGCCCTGGTCACGTTCACCTCTCTCGCAAGTTAACTGTGAAGACTTAGAAGCTAAAGTTCAAAGGTGAAGAGTACACATCGAACGGCTTCAGCGCGAAGGGCTTCAAGGTGAAGGTGACGTGTCATACTGCGGCCATGGGCGACACTCCCGGCCGCGAGGGGCCGACAGAGCCGACACTCGAAGAGCAGCTCGCCGCGTACCAGCGCGAGTTCCAGGACCTCGACCCCCAGGTCGAGAAGATCGTCTCGGCGTTGTCCCGCCTCAACCGCCGTATGAACGTGGCCTTCGGCCGCCAGACCGCCGAGCTCGGCATCACCAACGCCGACTGGGAGGTCCTCAAGGCCCTCGTCCTCTCCGGCGCCCCCTACCGCATGGGACCCGGCGACCTCGCCAAGCGGCTGGGCCTGACGCCGGCGGCCATGACCCACCGGATCGACCGCATGGTCGCCGAAGGACTCGTCAGCCGGGACCGGGACGAGACGAACCGGGTGCGGGTCATCGTCGAGGTCACGGACGCCGGCCGCGAGAAGTGGATGGAGGTGATGCGCATGTCGACGGTCTTCGAGGGGGACCTCCTCCAGGACCTCTCCACGGACGAGCGGACCGCCCTGGACGAGATGCTCACCCGTCTCCTGCGCAGGGTGGAGGACGCCCAGCCCGACGCCGGCGGACGCCTCACGGACCTGGACTGACCGACTGAAAAGATCTTGACAGGGCTCGCTTGACACTCCCCTGCCCGACCCGTAGTGTTCTTCGAGTTGCCATCAGGCCGTAACGGTTCTGCGGCAGCACCTCCGCCGCGACAGCGGCACTCACACCAACAGCATGACCTCCCCAGCGGACTGATTTCGGCGTGCCCGAATTCAATTCGCACGGGACTCCGCGACTCGGTTCGGATCCGAACGGCTCCGATTTGAGAAGCGGCGAGAGAGTCCGCTAAGGTTTGAGACGTCGGAACGGCCCAACAGCCGGAAAGACAAACCCCGCTGACTGGGGGTCAGGTCGAAGAAAAGGACCTGATAGAGTCGGATCCGCCGGAAAGGGAAACGCGAAAAGCGCAGCCCCGGAAGGCGAAACCCCGAGGAAATCGGACCGGAAAGATCTGATAGAGTCGGAAACGCAAGACCGAAGGGAAGCGCCCGGAGGAAAACCCGCCAGGGTGAGTACAAAGGAAGCGTCCGTTCCTTGAGAACTCAACAGCGTGCCAAAAATCAACGCCAGATATGTTGATACCCCGTCTCCGGCCTCCGGCCGGGACGCGGTTCCTTTGAAACACACAGCGAGGACGCTGTGAACCGCCGGATCATTCCTCCGGCGGTTCCGCTCCCGTGGTGTCCCCGGAACGCCGGGAAGCATTCACGGAGAGTTTGATCCTGGCTCAGGACGAACGCTGGCGGCGTGCTTAACACATGCAAGTCGAACGATGAAGCCCCTCGGGGCGGATTAGTGGCGAACGGGTGAGTAACACGTGGGCAATCTGCCCTGCACTTCGGGACAAGCCCTGGAAACGGGGTCTAATACCGGATACCCGTTTCCGCAGGCATCTGCGGAAACGGAAAGCTCCGGCGGTGCAGGATGAGCCCGCGGCCTATCAGCTGGTTGGTGAGGTAACGGCTCACCAAGGCGACGACGGGTAGCCGGCCTGAGAGGGCGACCGGCCACACTGGGACTGAGACACGGCCCAGACTCCTACGGGAGGCAGCAGTGGGGAATATTGCACAATGGGCGCAAGCCTGATGCAGCGACGCCGCGTGAGGGACGACGGCCTTCGGGTTGTAAACCTCTTTCAGCAGGGAAGAAGCGCAAGTGACGGTACCTGCAGAAGAAGCGCCGGCTAACTACGTGCCAGCAGCCGCGGTAATACGTAGGGCGCGAGCGTTGTCCGGAATTATTGGGCGTAAAGAGCTCGTAGGCGGCCTGTCGCGTCAATTGTGAAAGCCCGGGGCTCAACCCCGGGTCTGCAGTCGATACGGGCAGGCTAGAGTTCGGTAGGGGAGATCGGAATTCCTGGTGTAGCGGTGAAATGCGCAGATATCAGGAGGAACACCGGTGGCGAAGGCGGATCTCTGGGCCGACACTGACGCTGAGGAGCGAAAGCGTGGGGAGCGAACAGGATTAGATACCCTGGTAGTCCACGCCGTAAACGGTGGGCACTAGGTGTGGGCGACATTCCACGTCGTCCGCGCCGCAGCTAACGCATTAAGTGCCCCGCCTGGGGAGTACGGCCGCAAGGCTAAAACTCAAAGGAATTGACGGGGGCCCGCACAAGCAGCGGAGCATGTGGCTTAATTCGACGCAACGCGAAGAACCTTACCAAGGCTTGACATACACCGGAAACACCTGGAGACAGGTGCCCCCTTGTGGTCGGTGTACAGGTGGTGCATGGCTGTCGTCAGCTCGTGTCGTGAGATGTTGGGTTAAGTCCCGCAACGAGCGCAACCCTTGTCCCGTGTTGCCAGCACGTCCCTTCGGGGGTGGTGGGGACTCACGGGAGACCGCCGGGGTCAACTCGGAGGAAGGTGGGGACGACGTCAAGTCATCATGCCCCTTATGTCTTGGGCTGCACACGTGCTACAATGGCCGGTACAATGAGCTGCGATACCGCGAGGTGGAGCGAATCTCAAAAAGCCGGTCTCAGTTCGGATTGGGGTCTGCAACTCGACCCCATGAAGTCGGAGTTGCTAGTAATCGCAGATCAGCATCGCTGCGGTGAATACGTTCCCGGGCCTTGTACACACCGCCCGTCACGTCACGAAAGTCGGTAACACCCGAAGCCGGTGGCCCAACCCCTTGCGGGAGGGAGCCGTCGAAGGTGGGACTGGCGATTGGGACGAAGTCGTAACAAGGTAGCCGTACCGGAAGGTGCGGCTGGATCACCTCCTTTCTAAGGAGCACTTCTCACCGGCCTCCGGGCCGGTCAGGGGCCAGTACACCGGCGTACGTCCGGTGCTGGTTGCTCATGGGTGGAACGTTGATTAGTCGGTCCGGATCTCGGGCCGGTGGCTGCCAGTACTGTCCTTCGGGGCGTGGAACGCATGATCACCGGACGGGGCCGGGCCGGGCACGCTGTTGGGTGTCTGAGGGAACGAACCCTCAGTTGCCGACCCCGGTACAGCACCGCCCCTGGCGGTGTGTGACGGGTGGTTGGTCGTTGTTTGAGAACTGCACAGTGGACGCGAGCATCTGTGGCCAAGTTTTTAAGGGCGCACGGTGGATGCCTTGGCACCAGGAACCGATGAAGGACGTGGGAGGCCACGATAGTCCCCGGGGAGCCGTCAACCAGGCTGTGATCCGGGGGTTTCCGAATGGGGAAACCCGGCAGTCGTCATGGGCTGTCACCCTTGCCTGAACACATAGGGCAAGCGGAGGGAACGCGGGGAAGTGAAACATCTCAGTACCCGCAGGAAGAGAAAACAACCGTGATTCCGGGAGTAGTGGCGAGCGAAACCGGACGAGGCCAAACCGTATGCGTGTGAGACCCGGCAGGGGTTGCGCATACGGGGTTGTGGGATCTCTCTTCTGTTGTCTGCCGGCAACAGGACGAGTCAGAAACCGCTGAGGTAGACGAAGGACATGCGAAAGGTCCGGCGCAGAGGGTAAGACCCCCGTAGTCGAAACGTCAGCGGCTCGTTGGAGAGACACCCAAGTAGCACGGGGCCCGAGAAATCCCGTGTGAATCCGGCGGGACCACCCGTCAAGCCTAAATATTCCCTGGTGACCGATAGCGGACAGTACCGTGAGGGAATGGTGAAAAGTACCGCGGGAGCGGAGTGAAATAGTACCTGAAACCGTGTGCCTACAAGCCGTGGGAGCGTCGCATGCAGGCTTGCCTGCATGTCGTGACTGCGTGCCTTTTGAAGAATGAGCCTGCGAGTTTGCGGTGTGTTGCGAGGTTAACCCGGGTGGGGAAGCCGTAGCGAAAGCGAGTCCGAACAGGGCGCTTCAGTAGCACGCTCAAGACCCGAAGCGGAGTGATCTAGCCATGGGCAGGTTGAAGCGGAGGTAAGACTTCGTGGAGGACCGAACCCACCAGGGTTGAAAACCTGGGGGATGACCTGTGGTTAGGGGTGAAAGGCCAATCAAACTCCGTGATAGCTGGTTCTCCCCGAAATGCATTTAGGTGCAGCGTCGCGTGTTTCTTGCCGGAGGTAGAGCACTGGATAGGCGATGGGCCCTACCGGGTTACTGACCTTAGCCAAACTCCGAATGCCGGTAAGTGAGAGCGCGGCAGTGAGACCGTGGGGGATAAGCTCCATGGTCGAGAGGGAAACAGCCCAGAGCATCGACTAAGGCCCCCAAGCGTACGCTAAGTGGGAAAGGATGTGGAGTCGCACAGACAACCAGGAGGTTGGCTTAGAAGCAGCCATCCTTGAAAGAGTGCGTAATAGCTCACTGGTCTAGTGATTCCGCGCCGACAATGTAGCGGGGCTCAAGCGTACCGCCGAAGTCGTGTCATTGCGATATCAACCCCCAACGGGGATCGTGATGGGTAGGGGAGCGTCGTGTGCCGGGTGAAGCAGCCGCGGAAGCGAGTTGTGGACGGTTCACGAGTGAGAATGCAGGCATGAGTAGCGATACACACGTGAGAAACGTGTGCGCCGATTGACCAAGGGTTCCTGGGTCAAGCTGATCTGCCCAGGGTAAGTCGGGACCTAAGGCGAGGCCGACAGGCGTAGTCGATGGACAACCGGTTGATATTCCGGTACCCGCTGTGAAGCGCAAGACATCGAACCAGGCGATGCTAAGTCCGTGAAGCCGCCCCGATCTCTTCGGAGTTGAGGGGAGTGGTGGAGCCGACGGACCAGACCTGCAGTAGGTGAGTGATGGGGTGACGCAGGAAGGCAGTCCAGCCCGGGCGGTGGTTGTCCCGGGGTAAGGGTGTAGCCCGAGTGGTAGGCAAATCCGCCACTCATCCAGGGTGAGACCCGATGCCGAGCCGATTGTGGCGAAGTGGATGATCCTATGCTGTCGAGAAAAGCCTCTAGCGAGTTTCATGGCGGCCCGTACCCTAAACCGACTCAGGTGGTCAGGTAGAGAATACCGAGGCGTTCGGGTGAACTATGGTTAAGGAACTCGGCAAAATGCCCCCGTAACTTCGGGAGAAGGGGGGCCATCACCGGTGAGCACTCTTGCAGTGTGAGCTGGGGGTGGCCGCAGAGACCAGCGAGAAGCGACTGTTTACTAAAAACACAGGTCCGTGCGAAGCCGTAAGGCGAGGTATACGGACTGACGCCTGCCCGGTGCTGGAACGTTA contains these protein-coding regions:
- a CDS encoding MarR family winged helix-turn-helix transcriptional regulator, with amino-acid sequence MGDTPGREGPTEPTLEEQLAAYQREFQDLDPQVEKIVSALSRLNRRMNVAFGRQTAELGITNADWEVLKALVLSGAPYRMGPGDLAKRLGLTPAAMTHRIDRMVAEGLVSRDRDETNRVRVIVEVTDAGREKWMEVMRMSTVFEGDLLQDLSTDERTALDEMLTRLLRRVEDAQPDAGGRLTDLD
- a CDS encoding MFS transporter — translated: MGAAMRRIHVGNALSAFGLGFTVPYLYVYVAQVRGLGPVTAGLVLAVFAVAALIVLPFAGRTIVRRGPLPVLLVALFTAAVGALSLGLSGGAPSVLLSAALLGAGQAVMQPALATMIVDCSTAETRSRAFAMQFFLQNLGLGIGGLIGGHLVDTTRPGSFTLLFSIEAVMFLLLVGVMATVRMPHSPRVAGAPTASAKGNWKQLTGNRAMVQLCVLGFVVFFACYGQFESGLSAYGVEAAGLSTSTLGTALAANTLAIVIAQFLVLRFVERRRRTRVIASVGLLWAVAWAVAGYAGLGNGSQAMATAAFISTYALFGLGESLLSPTLAPLVADLAPTGLAGQYNAAFALVKQLALAIGPAVGGPMGASLHAPYIVVFVLVSLGITVLALRLGRQLTDVQNQPSVARSLVVTQGGGAAAEQAPAPA